tttcttgGAGAAATTGTTCTTTGTGATGCTTgattaattaaagaaatagttcacccaaaaatgaaaattctcaccatttaccctcataccatcccaagTGTGAcatattttcttctgcagaacacaaagattttttagaaaaacatttcagctctgtatgtccatacaatgcaagtgaatggtaagaACTTctaagctctaaaaagcacataaatgcagcataaaagtaatccatactattCCAGTTGATAAATATATTCCTTCAAAAGCAAAGGGAttggtctgggtgagaaacaagtgtatacatatatattgtcCTGCCTTTATATCCTTTCTGGAGCTAAgttctgatcacaattcacttgcattgtatggacctacagagctgaaatattcttcaaaaatcttaatttatgctctgcagaagaaagaacgtcatacacatctaggatggcatgagggtgagtaaatgattggagaattttcattttttgggtgaactatatcttttaCCCCATCTGTCTTTTACCATGGACCTTGCTGGCTCCTCCACTTTAACTCAACAGGCCCAAAGCATAGAGTGAACCATTGAGATTTTTATTTACAGTAGATTTGTCCTTTTTGTTGGAATGTTGCTTTTGAAGTATCCCATTTCTTTTCTTGAACTCCCGTTTAGGAGAACTAAATGCTTTGCTTCTAAAACTTGCTTTGTCTAAGTTTCAGTACTTACTTTCTTAAACTGGCAGTGCTGATTTCTTGTTTGCCCTGAATTATTttgccttttgtttttattttcagctgACATTTACTTGTTTCTTTGCATTCATTGTGCTgacttttgttttaataaaacatgtGCTTAAACTGGATTAAGAACGTATTGGCTCCAACCTTCTAGTGATGACTTTCAAGAAGACAAGTGGATTTCTCAACTGATTGATGTGCAAAACTTGTGAAGACAGATAAGCCTGTGAGACCTGAACTAGtcaaacataaacagaaaaaacaaaagaacatcaAATGTATTCAGATTCAAcagatcattattttaattaaagaagACCTAATGTCATGCATAAGCATAGTCCTTAATTCTGATTTACATCttgaaaaataaaggaaaaacacatttaaaatacatctacTTTCAACTCCTCTGTCCTCTTAGCATATGTTGCATCAAAAAGCTCTACTTGACAGACCCTTGTACGGGGCTGCAGTCCTGCTCGCTGCAACGCCACCTATCCTTCTCATTATAATGTTTAAAAGCCCATAATGACCCTGCGCACTGCCTAATTGACGTGTTGGATGTTGAGATTACAGTCACAGCAGTATAACAGAAACTTTTATTGCTGTTTTTTTCCACCACATCTTTTGCATGTTCTTGTAGTCGAATCTTGGTTTCTGGCAGGACAGGGCTGGGCACAATTGGAATGACTTGGGGTTCAGGGGTGGGCTGAGGATCAACTGTGGAAGCTGGTTAAGAGTTACTTTAGCCTTAACCCTCCTCTCCTGAAGACAAGCCGTTGATCTCATTCTGGTGCAACTTGATTGAGTGTGAATCATTTGTCAGCAGCTCAGAATAACAAATATGAAAGAGTGAAAGGTAGGTAGAAATGTAAGTTACCTTTTCAGCATGTACTTTCCTTTGTTCATGTGGTAAGGAAGAGGCCTTGTCTACAGCAAAGAGACAGCAATATAGCAAAGACTATTGTATGTAAAGAAACAGGTTATGTTTCTCAGTAATGTTGGCCTCAGTTACtactcactattcactttcattgtatgaaaaactgttacaattgtagtgaaaggtgactgacgctaacattctgcttaacatctccctttgtgttccacagaaggaagaatgtcaaacaggtttggaacaactttagggagagtaaacgatgacagcatttttatttctttttttttatttttggggtgaactatccctttaatgtttttaGCAAAGAAATGAGGGAATACCAGTCTTCTTTACCTTTCATTTCTTTCAATTTTGTAAACAACCATTCAAAATTCTCCACATCAGCATCTACAGCTGTGAGATTGGCCAACACTTGGATGTTTATATCAATCATaatcattaatttaaatatattacaagtTCAAAAACAAAGCACTTACCAAATGATGTATCTACTGTATTATTCAGATTACGCTCTTCTCTTTGGCTGTCAGTGCCTTCATCTGAATTATTGGATGGGGAATTACAGGActaataacagaaaaaaaaaaaaaaaaaagaaaagatgaccAGCTGACGCCAACGTTAGCTAAATAATGTTTATCTGTAGATGTCTGACCAGTGTCTCTTGACTTGGTTGTGGGTTGTTGTGACGAGAGGCTACCAGGCTGCTCATCAGACCAAATCCCTGACTGTGTTCTTTAGGGGAATAGATGACAAACGTTACAAAAAGGGCgaaattataaacattataaagcTGCAAACAGTCACTATTCATCAACCAACATGATTTCTTGTAGACAGCTTTGTGCATTTTGGATTATGGCAATAAAATCTCACCATCTTTCATCTCGACACTGGACCACACGTTGGCGTTGAGAGCTTGCATGATACGTTTTACTCCGGTGGACTCTGTTGGGGCAAAAGGTACATAAACTAAATGAGAGACCATGTATGAACACAAACCATTTGTGCGCataaacatgactaaaatgtgTCTTCTCTCTCACTGTCCTCATCAGGAAGGTCTTGAGGGTTGAGCTCCACTAATTCAAATGCATGAGCCAGACACCATTGCTGGGCCTCGTGTCGTCCAACACCTAAAACGGCATATTCACACCAACTCAGCAATGAACTGCAATGCATTTGCATCCATAACTACTGTACATCTTATTAATCTACCATGTGCTTTTGACCAAccacataaataaatcaacagcCACAGAGGAAGTTTATAGAATGTATGCCTAAAATGCTGGGCCTGCATTCTCAAAAtaatagttcacacaaatgtatttctctaaacatttactcaccctcatgaaatcccagatgtgtatgactttctttaagctgcagaacacaaattaagagttttagaagaatatttcagctctgtaggtcaatacaatgcaagtgaatgggtgccatcattTTGATATTACaagaatcacataaaggcagcatgaaagtaagccataagactccaatggttaaatccttatcttctgaagtgatattataagtttgggtgagaaaaagatcaatattgaagtcaatttttgcttgaaaatgttcttcctgcccagtagggggcgcatgcatgaagaatatgaatcaccaaaaacacttgtgtaacaaaaaaaactatctatcatatcgcttctgaagatactaatttacccactggagtcttatatattataaattaacaGCTGTGTTTGCTGTGTTTTTTAATCCCATCTGTTTCCACTGGTAATTcattaacagctgtgtttacattaatatcacctaaagaggggtattttgattaaaaacagtGCATAGTCTCATACAGGAGCGCTGCATTCATCACAGTGTTCAGACACAAGTGCATAGGCAGACACACGAATGTGAGTGATGGAAAGCAGCTGGCTGTAATCAAAAATCTTACGGGTAGCGAATTTAGTCAGATATGGGTAATGCCGGTGatgtgttgaagtctgttcccctatgtttccccttatgtTAGTGTTCCCTGTAGTGCCCTTAAGCattaaacatagggggaacagacttcaacactaacctaaggggaagcatagggggaacagactttgacagcGCCATTAAACATAGGGGggacagacttcgacaaaggggaaacattgggggaaacagacttcaacaccaacctaaggggaaacatagggggaacagacttcaacactaacctaaggggaaacatagggggaacagacttcaacactaacctaaggggaagcatagggggaacagacatcGACAGCgccattaaacattaaacatagggggaacagacttcaacactaacctaaggggaagcatagggggaacagacttcaacaccaACCTAAGGGGGGAAaaaagggggaacagacttcgacagcgccgttaaacattaaacatagggggaacagacttcaacaccaACCTAAGGGGAAGCATAgcgggaacagacttcaacaccaacctaaggggaaaaaaaagggggaacagacttcgacagcgccgttaaacattaaacatagggggaacagacttcatcaccaacctaaggggaaacataggaggAACTGACTACGACAGCAccgttaaacattaaacatatgggaaacagacttcaacactaacctaagtGGAAATATGGGGAagcagacttcgacaaaggggaaacatagggggaacagacttccacACCAACCTAAAGggaaaacatagggggaacagacttagtcactaacctaaggggaaacatagggggagcAGATTTCAACAGCAccgttaaacattaaacataggggggacagacttcgacactaacctaagtggaaacataggggaagcagacttcgacaaagggcaaacatagggggaacagatttcCACAccaacctaaggggaaacatagagggaacagacttcaacactaaccaaCATATGTGACTGCACCCTGCAGTTTATAAAGCACTGTGCTAGGACAAATGTCTTTGgacattacattttagtttatttagtGTCTCATGCATGAGCGCTAAAACACAACTTGAAGTgaatttcacatttaaatttgACCGCCTTGCAAAGGCATGTCACTGGAGCATTAATATACATTGCAGAATCATTgtcatttagaaatgatattgcgTGGGTGTCTGAATCAAGATTGCAATCTTTTAACGATTAATCTTACAACTCTAAAACAAGGTGATTAGTACTCTAATTCACCTGGAATAaactttattatttcattttataggTATCACAGATCAGGCTGCAAGTCAATTacctctgtcacacacacatggTTACACACTAGGATCAACACTTCTGGGGCCAGTTCCTCCACTATTGATAACCAGGAATTCACATTACTAAGGTCGTCATTCTGAAATGCAAATACAGAATTGCATGGAGGCACACTGAATGGCACATTTTCAAATTCATCAATATGGTAATCACTCACAGTTTTGCTGTCAAAGTAAACAATGAATGCTTGCATAGACCTGGCAATCTCTGCATTCATGTTGAATGTACTTGGAACAACACATAGGTTGACATTTGCAGTGTAATACTTGTTGTTGATTGTCCATGGATACCAAGAAACTCCTTCCTCTTTTTTGGTAGCTTGTTGTAGTGATTCCATGCCCAAGATCTCTGAAAGGAAACAGATCAAATGCAAAGCCTGTTATTGTGTCAGAGTGAGTTTGATTAACCTTTGGCAGCAAAAACCTAGCCCCTAAAATAAGCTATCCTGGTCAATTTAATTGAAGCTCAACACTGCCGCCTGCTGGACACTGAGCGGTaataacacaaacacaccccTATCTTAGACTTTTATAGGTCACTACAAACTAAGTTTAGTTTAAATACAGTTCGGAAATCACTACGTTTTCccatattaaaacaaaaatgttataaaacaaCTAAAGCCCTTTTAATTCACATACACAGATTCAGTGGCACAATGCATTGTCAATCATTTAAGAGGAAGTACTGCAATCAGACAACCGAACAATTGACGTTGTAGAAAACCACAGAAAATTGTGTAGAAACATCAACTGAACTTTTATGAAAAAGTCAGCAAAATGCCAGATACAGACTTTGGAGACTAAAATTGCAGGTAAACTACAGACACTGACATTTGCTATCGtacataaacataaatatacactTCTCAAGCAGTCTTTAGGACACATTTCGAACTATAATGGGGAAACGTCGCGATAGAGGTTTCTTGTTGACAGCTAGCGTTAGCATAGCTGCATGTTAACGAGCCAGTGAGACATTTTATaactttaacatttacatttatttatttggcagacgcttttatccaaagcttttACTTACGTCTCCTCTACTTTAAAGCTAGAATCACAACTTGTGACACATATGCAGGGCAGGGTAGGTATTCCATCTCCTTGATCATCGGCCATTTTTTTAGCTTATAGACACTTAAAAACACCTAAAAATGTGAGTTAGTACGTTAGGTACAGCTATCAGCCTCCTCTATGaaaccttcttcttcttcttcttcttcttcttgttttccaGCGGTTGACATCCAGCTGATTGGTACATTACCGCCACCTTCTGTTCCAAGGTGTGGATCAAACAAATGTCTTACAAACTGAATtccttaaaaaactaaaaaaataacttgacttgaccgcacacacacacttaactaCAGTTTATCCTTCATGCTTTCCACCCTAGCACCCTACTTATTCTACATATTCTATTACAAAATCCCTGTATACCTTAAATTTTGTAGTGTCTAACGTGggtctgtttggatctgccatgccatgtaaagacactgactaccacacctggagtcgcaagttcaaatccagagtgacttcagtcaggcttccaaagcagccaatttgcccggttgctagggtgggtagattcACATTgtgttaacctccttgtggtcgctataatgtggtttccgctctctgtggggcatgtggtgaattgtgcatggatgccatggagaatagcgtagcctccacatgcgctaggtctctgcAGTTATACGTTCAACAAGCTtggtgataagatgcgctgattgatggtctcagacacggaggcaactgagattcgtcctctgccacccagattgaggtgagtcactaacaacttacaacttttacacagtggaaaaccaaacaaagtcgagtcgagttgagctGAGTCGAGcaggtactgtgtagtggaaaagcgccatatgccaccatgaggacctagagcacattgagaattgtgcattccaaattggggagaaaagggaagatgattccatgctcatgagagctctGTGACTCTGGTCCTGATAATAAAATGAAGcgtgattggttgaagatagaatgTGCTAAGATTGGTCTGAGTAATGTGGTCGTTATCTGATTGACTTGAGTAGACGATGGGTGGATtcacctatttgtagatttgtgtgcaTGTCTTGACGCTAGATTTATTTCAAtagatccacaaatgcacaggaagcgattcacaaatgaatgctggacagagttgtgtttgtgagttaaaaaatttacttaatttttgtGAAACTCTGTACATTTATTTCTGGATCTGTTTCAATATATATGTGAACCAACTTtttatttgtgaatctctttccatttatAATATACAACAATGTCTTTATTGATTCTGAATTTACAATGACATGTAGTCCAGCTATCACCCATGATGATTGGGTCCAAAAGCTGAAAGTTgtcaaaatttaattttaaaatattttttcctaaaaaatgtattgagttgTCTGCATAACAATTTAAGTTTAAAGTTGAATTGTCActtttcttagtatttggtacgTGCCTTGTTTGCTTTAATATGAAACAATTCCATCTCCATATGGATGCCTCCCTTTCCCATCTCTGTTACACCTTTCTTGCCTCATTTGGTTGATCCCCATTTAACACATGGAGCTATACGATAGAACCTCTGCTTTACAGATCTTAATTAAATTAGCATTTCCCCAGAAAACCTTTCACCTCTGACCTACTTCAGTGTCTGTGCGCGTACAATCTGTGCACTGGAAAAAGAACCCTTCTACCAATTTAGTCAACAGGTTTAGCAACAAAATGCATAAAACGACGGTTCCATAGACACTAAATGGgcggtacactggcgaggagacaagaggtcgtttttgtttgtttgttttttaatggatgtTTATTGAGAATAtgctacagtgttttttttaaattttattttattattatttttttttatttatttatttatttaaaataagtgaAGACGTTGACAGT
The sequence above is a segment of the Xyrauchen texanus isolate HMW12.3.18 chromosome 29, RBS_HiC_50CHRs, whole genome shotgun sequence genome. Coding sequences within it:
- the LOC127623240 gene encoding alpha- and gamma-adaptin-binding protein p34-like isoform X1, yielding MADDQGDGIPTLPCICVTSCDSSFKVEETDLGHGITTTSYQKRGRSFLVSMDNQQQVLHCKCQPMCCSKYIQHECRDCQNDDLSNVNSWLSIVEELAPEVLILVCNHVCVTELKESHTHLGFHEGVGRHEAQQWCLAHAFELVELNPQDLPDEDKSTGVKRIMQALNANVWSSVEMKDEHSQGFGLMSSLVASRHNNPQPSQETLSCNSPSNNSDEGTDSQREERNLNNTVDTSFDKASSLPHEQRKVHAEKLHQNEINGLSSGEEG
- the LOC127623240 gene encoding alpha- and gamma-adaptin-binding protein p34-like isoform X2, which encodes MESLQQATKKEEGVSWYPWTINNKYYTANVNLCVVPSTFNMNAEIARSMQAFIVYFDSKTNDDLSNVNSWLSIVEELAPEVLILVCNHVCVTELKESHTHLGFHEGVGRHEAQQWCLAHAFELVELNPQDLPDEDKSTGVKRIMQALNANVWSSVEMKDEHSQGFGLMSSLVASRHNNPQPSQETLSCNSPSNNSDEGTDSQREERNLNNTVDTSFDKASSLPHEQRKVHAEKLHQNEINGLSSGEEG